tagtataactgctcatgacttgtttatgttcttggtaaaactattcacaaaggcttgacttttgtatttgtatgacttttattggtgaaaccaatcttaagtaatctccTAAGATGGTATTATCAAttcagtgttattggtatgaccaactctgggcaaaggggaaccgatcctaataagaggtgcaacagatcacaagaggggaatcaatccttgtatgaggtgaaaCAAATTTTTAgttgatgggggaaccgatcctatggacatgtgcaacaagtacaagttagatacattgtatatgtgggaaccgatcctcgtacctagtcaaccgaatttttggaaagctagcgtgactaaatccagtacccacatggaggtagaaccgaaacttgttttggtagaaccgtgaaatccatgtttggtgattgagtgttcttgatcaatcacatagttcttgaaaatcagatgatccaattctaaacttgtttagaagtgtggaaaatcggtttcaagattgtaagtatgaaagaggacttacaaagaaaaaatgtcggcatactttgaacatgtgcagtaacgcttatctttaattgttcaaagttattccttcatagctaaaggaaaatcctggatcgaaaaataagttgagaatcttttaattaagggttttaattttatttttgtaaaatgaaaattagtaatgtgcatttactagttggagattttccaagatattttcggtcaatgtttggacaaagcatttccaggaattatggaaaccgaatttggaatatattgcatatcttgagaatattttcggttttggaaattccttggtgtccaaactaatcctcagagccatcaaaactacctcagttgtgccgcctattcggagaggaaagtaacctaataggcgaaatctcttatggacgctcggtttaaagacttctttgggattgagaatctctattagtactgtctgtcggaaactagataattgaggtttatcttttgttttcgattgatttgattgactaacggcggttgaactttgattgcacctagtttgtttatgcttgataatcttctcttttgatataagattcactcaaactagatcgaagtttcgacggggatatttagaatgtttgtagatctaaagacgtcttgtgataatacattgttaacagactccgttctgtgcgttattgatcacaagagattcaagttgattgtgtgcaggtgtttattgaagatctaagaagatttgaagacaaagaagactttgaagatttctgatttgagttcaaaatctttggtgtgcacaatacttgtttcggttaaagaagacccaactataatcggtttatccttgtggtatattggattgattagttgtgtagatcgacatcaatacaattctttgtgattcaaagtattgattgcaaaatcttaacaattactttggtagttgttgataagatatatctaagaacctgacaaggagtttattgagatacaCAGAAGATCCTTttatcgaactcacatcacttggttgaaaagagttgatagcaaacagatttgttgttcctttactgtttggaatacgaaccaaaggaattgttccaagtacgtcacttattacaggtcggaggcgtgggaatataaatggaactaggtgaactataggtttagttgcttggtctcaactatacgaagttggtttgattttttatagcggcttaattttgatagcattcaattctggacaaggtcccgggttttttttttgcatttgcggtttcctcgttaacaaaatcttgttgtgtcatttacttttattttccgcaattataattgttgttattataatttaaattaaattacacaaacgttaattcttatttaattgatagtaatcctattgtgtttggttaagtctgaaccttttatcaagtaaacatacttcgttgttgtattgtctcgatctcgtatccatagacgatcacaggaagtgtgaaccgatttcttgtattgtctctactcagtccatagataatcactttcggaaaaatgacttataggtggaaaagttttagattgaggtatatttgggtacccttgtcttttcaagaGCAAACCACCTTGGATTACGTAAAACTACATAGCATTAGAGCAAACTATATTGGACTAAAACTAACCTATCATtctattaaaactaaattataaAACGCGTTCATTAACTTCCTCATTGAATGTCTTGGTGGTGGAGCATCCAGGAAGTCGAAGGGTTGTACGTGTGGAGCCCTACAAAAATTTTGAAACAAGCTTCTTGAGCGAAAAAGGTTTGTCTTAAGATAACTGCCATGTCGCTAAAGTTCTTCTTAGGTGTCACCATTCCTTCTATGGAGGTTAAGTTTCACTACCATTCctagaaattgattgacactatgACTTATTACTTGAAAAAGATGGGAAATCTATGAGCATCACGCATCATCGTGTTTCTCGTTTCTTCTGCGAACGTTGCAAAAATATTCTGCCAAAACAATTATCAGACATATTTTGATGACCAAAGACACTTTCTCTTATTCTAAAAAAATAAGCTCTAGAAAGAGCTAAATCATATTCTAGACTATTCTTAGGACCACGAACTATGGGTGTCATTGGTATTAATTAGATGGAGATTAGATATAAGTTAAGAGAAATTATAGGAAATTTTGGATGAAGATCAAGGTGTGATTTTGGAGTTGAAAATTATTGAATTTATAGAAAATGAGATGATAGCCGTTGGATTAACCTAGCCGTTGTCGGCTCAGTTGAGACCGAGCATCACGGTATGAGAAAAGCGTTGTCTCATAATGTCTCGTTTCTCGTCCCAATGCAGGACGAGCGTCTCAGGTTAAACCGCTTGTCTCCTGTTGAGACTCTCGGCTCAATCTGAGACAGGATGTGAAGACTCCTATTAGAGTGTTTTCCTATCCATTTCGTTGGTTTTTCTATCCCACTTTATTTTCCTTAAGTGGGATAATGAATAGATTTGTGCGTAGATGAATTGAGTGAGTTGATGATGCTCTAGCAAATCTTTCTTTAATGATTTTCCATATATGATAAGAGGAAGTAGATCTGGAGAAGTAAGCTATGACCGAGTCAGAAATTATCGAGTTAATCCACATAATAATGGAAGATTATTCATCCATTCAATCCTTGTAATTAGGATTcccatttgtatttttttttattcctagGAGTAGTGTACTGAATATGACATCCATAAGAACCATCCAAAAATTTCATGAGTTTGTATTTTTGGATGACAggattgtaataccccgattcggCGGGTAGGGTTCGCCGAATAGAATATTAGTTGATGGTTTTTCTTTCCTAACACCAAGACCTTTCAGCATTATTAATTTCAGAGTTGACAGGAAACCCTGCAGTTAAGCGGGTTCGGGAAGGAGTAATCTAGGGACGGGTGACCTCCTGGGAAGATGTTGTTGGATGACCGCAACGGTCACTACAAGAAAGCTTAGATATCGCGACACTATATTGCCACACCTTAAAAATACATGCCGCTTTAAGTAGTTCCCGCATCAGTACCTAGTTGGTGAGGCATAAAGGGTTCATTTTTTTCTGTAGCAGGGAAACAATGACGTATAATGTGACTTTCTTGCGACACCTGATCAACTAGTGTGACAGTAGCTCGAGTTTTCGCCACATCGATGCGAcagcgtgtatatatatatatatatatatatattattttttattataactACAAAAACCCTTATAGACACACAAGTGATGCTAAAAGTATAATTATTAACAAatatgaaaaacaaaataaaaaaacgaaTAAAATGAAACATTTTAATTTATTATTCATTTAGCCGCATAAGTGATGCTATAGGTATGAAGCTGGAGTTAAAAATGGAGCGAAATTACATGTGTTAGACTTGATGAGAAAACTTATGTTTTATCGCTTCTTTCTTCAaaaattcattttcttttattgCATCTTTCTTCTCCAAAATACTTTGAATATTAATCAGACACCTCTGTGAAGAGATCTAACCTTtcttcttctcactgaaaccctagaatTTTGTGTTTCAGAAATTCAGGAGAAATCTAACCTTTCTTCTTCTCACTATTTCAATTAGGACAAAAATCCTAAAATTCTTTGTTTCAATCCGTGGAGCAAAAACCCTTTTCCTCTATAGATCGAAGCTTTTTGAAGGTAAGCGTGATGTTATTTTCTTCTCCTTATCTATCAATTAGACTCCATTTTGTAGTAGATAATCTTCAGATTCGATGAAAAAACACACTTCCAGATGTCTGCAGTGGCTAAGTACTAACAATGTCGGTAGAGGGTCGGGTCATTATAAATGGTGTCAGAGCCGATGACGGGTCAATTGTCGAGGGTGATAGAGTACGTTGGACGCGATAGGTCAGATAATGGTCTCATGAGGGGAGGGAACGTGGGAGATCTGGGATTGAATATATTTCGGAGCCGAGGACGATCCAATTTAAtatggtggtattgtaatatccCGGTTATAGGTAATTGTTTGTTCCTTCCTAATAGTGATCATATGCAGATTTGAATGCAGGAAATAAAAAAAGGTCGAAAAAGTAAACAGAAAAAAGATGGAGAAGAGTAAAGATATACTAAAGATCCAGATCAAAAAGCAATTCCTGCATAAGATCTTGAAACTTACGAGAAACAAGAAGTAGCAGAAGAATCAGATCTTGAAATTTAAACCAAACTTATCTAGATAATATGCTCTATTAATACACTTAGATAACTTTgttgaacaaaaaaaaagttgataaTGAAAAATTGCAAGATCAAATCAAAGTTTGAAGAAGAACCCAAACACATCTATACCATACTAACAATATATGGATAAAATGAAATACCTATGCATTCTTCTTTACAGAAAGGATAAATTTATTACATATTTACTATTATAATGCAAAGAGGTTATTTGGGGCCTTTTAACAGATACATCCCCACATTTTAAGAAAAAACGAAAATCAAACGAGGGCAGATTCGTCAAATGTGTTTCTTAAAAAAATAGAGGGACACAAATGTAATTCACATTGTCTCAATTTCGAGAAACAGATTCgatattcaaaattcaaaattcagatTCAATCCCTCTCCCTCTCAACCGGACTCTTTGTTATGCTCTCTACCATTTCAATCTAGATTCACAACACGGTAACGTTTTGGATTTATGAGTCGTAACAGtggttattttcttctttcttaagATTATTCTTAACCATGTCTTTCGGATTGGAGTTTACTGTATACTTCTTACTCTGTATTCTTATATaaatttacatttttttgtttcattggatttttgtttttatttgaaTACATATTGAATTATAAATCCTATGGTAAAGCCTTAAAACTTGGTCAGATGTATGTGCTTTTCATTCAAATGAATATCCACTTGAGGGTTATAATATCATAAGGTAATGTGCTTCATTAATAATTTGCCTTGCTTCATTAATAATGTGCTTCATTAATAATTTGCCTTGATTATTAATATCCTATGATGTAACACATAGGTTCGTTAATAATTTGCCTTGATTATTAACAAGGAGAATTATTACTACCTCCGTCCCTATTATAGAGGCGGAGAAGTTAAAATCTCGAGGAATAAGAAATTGTTTGGTTTTCataaattttcatgttttttcctgTTTTTACCCTTTGTCTTATTCTCAATACAATTTCCAATACAACATAAATAAGGTTATATGGGTCAAAAGGTATCTTGAAATTAGAATTCCGTCTATTTAATGAGACTAGGAAAATCCAatattccgcctatataatagggacGAAGGGAGTAATAATCAAGGCAACTTGTCCCAAACTTGTTTCGAGGTTTCAAGACCCCTGACTTCACTTAAACCTCAGGTGTTAGAGTTGAGTTTAACCATTCTACTAGGAGAGAATATTGAGCTTCATAATCTGTGAAATCTGGATTTAGATCCTCACTGTCAGGGAGATTTCTGGTGGGTTTTTCTTTTGTTCCATCTATGAAACCAGTAAAACCATATCCTTTAAGGATAGGTTTGAACTGAGTTTTCCAAAGTAAATGATTTGTTCCTGTGTGTTTCAGGGTAACAAGATGATGTATCTGTATTTGACGCAGGCTATTTGTGTTGGCTGCCATTGAAGAATTTTTGGTACCAAGTTGGAAAAGGatttttggtgaatacttccaCGCTCAACTGGTGGAGATTACTTTGTTATTTATACTAATCTCAATTTGTTACAAGTTTTTCAAAGATGGACTTTGTTGAacacaacaactttgaaaacttgAAAATAGCTAACTTAAAAGGAACTAGTTAAACGCTTGCGTCTTCATCTGACTGAGAGTCTTTTTAGGAACCGAAGTTGGTGTATGCTTAAACACTTTGCTTCTTCGATAGAGCTGACGCGATGAGTAAATTGTGGGAAGAACACAAAGAGGGGTTCTCTTACTAACAGAAAGACCAAAATTCTCAGTCATGTCAAGTTCCTCTATTTTTTCACCATAAGGAAGCTCCCAATTGAAGTGGTACAAGAGACTAGCAAGAGCAAACTCGACAACTGTGATGGCAAACGATATTCCAGGACACCCTCTTCTACCTGAACCAAATGGAATGAATTGGAAATCTTGACCCTTGAAATCAATTGGGTTGTTAATGAATCTCTCAGGCCGGAATTCTTCTGCGTCCTCCCATATGTTAGGATCTCTTTGGATAGCCCATGCATTGATGAAAACTGATGTATTTGGAGGGATATCGTAACCTGCTATCTGGGTTCCCTTAGTTGTTGCCCTAGGAATTAAATTAGGAAGAGAAGGATGTAGTCGCAATATCTCCTTCACAATACATTTCAAATAGGCCATTTGGTTAATGTCGTCTTCTTCTACCGTAGACTTCTTCCCCACAACTCTTCTCACCTCATCTTGTGCTTTCTTCATCACTTTGGGATTCTTTATAAGCTCTGCCATTGCCCATTCCATTGTTCTTGCTGATGTGTCACTTCCACCAATAAACATATCCTGTAGTGACAAAAGAATTTGGATTTAGCTGAAAACGTATTAGCTGTTCTATTTAAGAGACAAAGACACATAGAGCGAGAGATGATCTAACCATTAGTATTGCTTTGATATTATTACGAGAGAGATTTTTATAGTTCTCCTGAGAAAGGATAAGAATATCCGTCAAGTCTAGTTCATCACTGTCTTCTACCTGACCGTGATCAACTTCCGGTTTGGAATGACGAAGGAGATGGTCGTCAATGACTTGATCTAGAAAGGTATCTACTTCTTGAAACGCCTTCTCAAACTTATTAGA
This DNA window, taken from Papaver somniferum cultivar HN1 chromosome 3, ASM357369v1, whole genome shotgun sequence, encodes the following:
- the LOC113362173 gene encoding cytochrome P450 71A1-like — protein: MDLLSVLVFLQQWVGEQFNCYPNKHFFFVSVPVLLFTVFFLFKILGVWSSSTETHIYNLPPSPPRFPIIGNLHQLGTLAHRSLRDLSQKYGPLMFLHLGQSPTLVVSSVEMAKEIMKNQDLVFANRPALTAGKALAYGCTDIGLAPYGEYWRQVKKIAVVELLSVKRVQSYKHVRVEEVGIVIEKISRLCSSREDGAQVLSLTEILLTLTNNVVSRCALGVRYETAHGNRFPKMSSNFLGLFNAFSFGDFFPSIGWMDVVTGLSNKFEKAFQEVDTFLDQVIDDHLLRHSKPEVDHGQVEDSDELDLTDILILSQENYKNLSRNNIKAILMDMFIGGSDTSARTMEWAMAELIKNPKVMKKAQDEVRRVVGKKSTVEEDDINQMAYLKCIVKEILRLHPSLPNLIPRATTKGTQIAGYDIPPNTSVFINAWAIQRDPNIWEDAEEFRPERFINNPIDFKGQDFQFIPFGSGRRGCPGISFAITVVEFALASLLYHFNWELPYGEKIEELDMTENFGLSVSKRTPLCVLPTIYSSRQLYRRSKVFKHTPTSVPKKTLSQMKTQAFN